A stretch of DNA from Planococcus antarcticus DSM 14505:
ACATAGTTCGCTGATGAGGTAAAGCGATGACGCGAAAACGGGCGTTTAATCCCCATTCCTATTACCACGTCATCATGCGTGGCAATAACCGGCAACTGATTTTCAAAACGAAAGAAGATATGCTTGAGCTCAAACGGGCATTTCAACATATTTATGTGGATTACCCGTTTAAGATTCTGGCTTATTGTTTTATGACCAACCATTATCACATTTTAATCAAAGCCGAGCGTGATCCTTTTCATAAAATCATGGGACTGGTCAATCGCCGGTATTCCATGTCTTATGCCAAGCGTTATCGCCACATCGGACGGATTTACCAGAAACGGTATTTCGCGAAGGAAGTCGATTCACGTCTTGGCCTTCTCACCGTCAGCAGTTATATCCACCGGAATCCGATTCAAACCAAAAAGCCGATGGTGGAGCGATTGGAGATGTATCCGTATAGTTCGTTTCCACTGTACTGGGACGAGTCGCTTCCTGCTCCCGCTTTTTTAAACCGGCAACTGCTGAAAGAATTGCTGCCAGAGCCGTTTCAAAAGAACAACACGGCTTATTGTATGTATTGCCTGACTTATAAGAAGATCAGCATGTGGAGGATATGGAGCCGCCGGTGATGTAGCGGGAGATTTAGGAAAGAGCGATTGCCCTGCATTCTCCATTCTCCCAGCAGTTCCCAAATGGTCCCTGTGAGCGGTACAATTATATGGATTACCACAAAATATGCTATTATATAGAAAAGAGGTGATCGACAATGGAGTCTAAACGTAAGCTGGAAATTGCAAGCATTGCTATGAAGGAGCGTCGAAATTCTAAGTCGACTCTGCCAGATGATTTCCTGAAAACTTTAGAAGAGAGGACAGGAGAAATTGTTTCTGATTTAAAGCCGGGTAGACAACGCCCCCGCTCTAAAGATGAGACAAAAATCCTTCTGATGTTTGAAAAGGAATATGGAAAACAAAACGGAACAATATAGAGAAAAATTAGCTAAGTTAAAAGACTTGCCCTTGGTAGAAAAGAACATTCGTGTTGCTGGTATTGTGACGGAGTATGTTGAAAGAAAACATCCGAAAATTCAACTCATAGTGGTCGGTGGCCTCAGCGTTGAGTACTATACGACCGGACAATATGCGACTGTTGATATCGATTTTGTTGCAACTTCACATGAGCAGATTATGGAATCGCTAGTTGAATTGGGTTTTGAAAGACAAGGCAAAGACAGTTACTTAAAAGAGTTACAGGTCTCTGTCGAAATTCCTGACAATCACCTAGAAGGCAGTTATGAAAAAGTAAGAGATGTCCTGACTGATGACGGTTGTATCGTTCATATGATTAGTCCTGAAGACATCTTTTGTGATAGGTTAAGAGCACTTGTTCATTGGAAGGAAAAAGAGCAATTGAAATGGATGACAAAGTTATACGAAGGAAATGAGTTGGATCAGGACTATATTTATTCCCGCTTAATAGGGATCAAAAGAAAAAGAAGTAGCCGATGTGTTCTTCAATACCATCAAAGAGCAAAATAAGTAAATCAACAAAATTGAACGGGTGCTCCCTTAATTTTTTCACTATTGGTTTTCTTCAGTACAATGAAGGTAAGCACTATCTGATTCGCCTATTTTATTCCGTTTTCTCTTACTATTTTCTGGGGAATTTCCGATTATGTCGCTTTGATTCATGGTGACTCTCATGGCGATTCTTTTCCAACTGTTTCTAAATGATCCTTGTGAGCGGTTCAATTATAACTATTTATCGACATCACTAATTATACGGATGCCACCTTCGAAATCAATTGATTTCACCGAAGATGGCATTTTTTCTATGCAAATTCTTTGTATAGAGTGAATTGTTCTGCTCACAGGGACGCGTTTTTCCGAATAAAAAACGCCTTTTGAGGCGCATTCTTCTATGTTATAATGAGAGACGATTATCATATTTTTTTGGAAGACGTCTCCCATCGAGCTACTAGTAATAGTCGATACTATGGGAGGCGTCTTTTCCTTTCTCCAGGGTTATTAAGGACATTATATCCATCAATTCCTGGACAGACAATACCATCAACTTTTAGACATTATGAAATAGCATTAACACGTTGTGTAGACTGAGTCATTTTAGTTACAGGTGCAAGATTCTAATAAAAATCAATAATTATTATCTCTAATGAATATCCACATCATTTTTTTATTTACCATAGCTTTAAAAAAGCCCATTCCAATTACGGAATGGGCTTTCTTCTATTTCTTTTCAAATCATATTAACGAAAATCTTCATTCATCGCACGTGCTAAGAACACGGAATACTCTGCTCTCGTCGTTGGCTCACCAGGATGGAATGTCTTATCTGGATATCCGGTGGTAATGCCATTCTCATATAATCCTGAGATATAGCCTTTTGCCCAATGACCTGCTTTGACATCACTGAAATGATTTTTGTCGCTGGCATTCAGTTTGTAAGCAATACTGATAACCTTGGCCATTTCAGCACGCTTCAGCACATCGTTTGGTGCAAACGTACCATCCGGATTACCGGTAAACAAGCCTGCTTTAGAAACTGCTGCAATGTAGTCTTTGCCCCAGTGTTTGTTCGAAACATCTTTGTAGCCAGATGGAACGTCTTTAACTGGTAAGTCGAGTGCCAAAGCTAACATTTTTGCTGCTTCTGCGCGTGTCGTGTTCTTTTCGGGTTGGAAACTACCGTTCGGGTAGCCACCAATGATTTGATCATCCGCTAGGTACATGATTTTATCTAGTGCCCAGTGTGTCAGCTTCAAATCAGGATAGTTGCCATCTACTACTGTGACTGGAATCGCTTTACTGCTATTTCCAGCAGCATCTGTTGCAGTTATGGAAATTTTTGTTCCGATCTTTTGTTTAGCAATGGTCACTTCATACGTACCTTTTGCATCCGTCGTTGCGGTTCCGATAGATTTCGTACCCGCTTTGACTTCAATTTTAGCATCCGCTTCCGCTGTACCAATAATGCGTGTGGAATAGTGCGTTACTTTATTCTTCAGTTTAAGCGCTGGTGCGGTGCCATCGACAACGATGACTTCTTTTGCTTCACTAGTATTTCCTTCTTTATCCACGGCAGTAATCGCTATGACAGTGCCAGCTTTTTGTTTCGAAATATCTGCTGAATACGTTCCGACTGCACTTGCTGTAGTTGTACCGACTTGTTTACTTCCTACTTTAACTATAATTTTGGAAGTCGCTTCCGCTGTTCCTGTTACAACAGTAGATTGATCTGTTACTTTGTTTACTGTCGGCATGTCAGGAGCAGCTGCTTCAAGAACCACTGTTTCTTTAACAGAACTAATATTGCCCCCAACATCCATTGATGTCACTTGGATTTTGGTTCCGGCTTTTTGTGCGGCTATAGCTACTTTGTATTTGCCATCTCCGTCTACTGTTCCAGCTCCCAATTCTTTACCTTCCGATTTAATGGAAATAAAAGAAGCTATTTCACCAGTTCCGGTAACGGCTATCGATTTGTCTGTCACTTTGTCGACTGTTGGAATTAAGGGTGCTGTTGCATCCAATACAGTGACGTCTTTTGACGGGCTAACATTTCCTGATGCATCTGTAGCAGTTACGCTTAATTTGGTTCCCGCTTTTTGTTTTGCAATCGTCGTTGCAAAGCCTCCATCAGCATTCGCTTTTGCTTTGCCAATCTCAGTAGCTCCAGCTTTCACAACAATAATAGAACCTGCTTCTGCAGTACCTTTTACAGTTGTTGATTTGTCTGTTACTTCTGCTACTGTCGGTAAAGCAGGTGCAGTGGTATCTTTCACCTTGATTTCTGTCGTTTCACTAACATTTCCTGACTGATCAGTAGAATTAATTGCTAACAGAGTTCCAGCTTTTTGCTTTACAATCACAACAGAATAACTGCCATTTGCTGCAGTTGTAGCTTCCCCCAATAAAACACCTTTCACTTTTACTGTTACGAGTGAATTTGCTTCTGCAGTTCCAGTTACTTTAACCGCGTTTTCTGTTACTCCATTTACTTTTGGTTTTGCAGGGGCTGTTGCATCTTTCACTATAAGATCTGCGGGTTCACTAATATTCCCAGCGTCATCCATCACATTAAGTGAAAGTTTTGTACCCGCTGCAAATGGAACGATCGGTCTTTCAAAATTTCCGTTTCCGTCTACCCAAGCAGTATCAATGATGCTATCATTTGCTAAAACTGTTAATACAGTGTTCGGTTCAGCCGATCCTATAATGGATGTTGATTGATCTGTTACTTCATGGACTTCCGGTTTTTCTGGAGCTGTATTATCCGAAACAATGACTTCTAGCGCTTCACTTTCATTATTGTATGAATCTACCACAGATATATATAATTTAGTTCCGGCAGTTTGTTTCGAAATTGGTACTTCAAAAACAGAATAACTTGAGTATCCCTCTGCTGAACCAATGACATTTCCTGACTCGTTACGAATCATTATCTTTCCATTATCAATATAAAACGGAAGAAAACCACGAACGGTAGTTGCGTAATCTTGAATAGGATCAACTACTGGTGCAGGAATATCTATAACTTTCACCGCTTGTTTAGCATTCACTAAACCATTTCCGTAAATGTAATCTCTACCGTAGTCTCCTAAGTCTTTTGCAGTGGAAAGCAATCGATCGACTACTTCAGTATTCGTCAAATTGGGCTCATTGGCCATAACCAATGCTGCTACACCAGCAACGACTGGTGAGGCCATTGAGGTCCCACTCATCCAACCGCCAGAACCATAAGGAAGTATCGAATAGATGGAACTTCCCGGTGCTACAACATCAACGTCATATCCATAGTTTGAGAAATA
This window harbors:
- a CDS encoding transposase; this translates as MTRKRAFNPHSYYHVIMRGNNRQLIFKTKEDMLELKRAFQHIYVDYPFKILAYCFMTNHYHILIKAERDPFHKIMGLVNRRYSMSYAKRYRHIGRIYQKRYFAKEVDSRLGLLTVSSYIHRNPIQTKKPMVERLEMYPYSSFPLYWDESLPAPAFLNRQLLKELLPEPFQKNNTAYCMYCLTYKKISMWRIWSRR
- a CDS encoding Ig-like domain-containing protein — protein: MKKSMKVSSVLLSVVLLSSTLGTTVYAEEEKPLVTQEVETDQVIVTFKEDTTSEMTDLDVVSVKTVDTEEIATLKVPEGETVNTYIEELEARKDIESVEPDHLVQLTYTPNDPYFNYYQYHHKNIETERAWDKTMGSSDVVVAVLDSGFDINHPDLKEQIVKPHTTADSGFSVDDHGTHVAGIIGSSIDNYEFGAGVAPKTSIMPIDVFVGETAYTSDVIEGIYQAVWAGADIINMSLGSYNYSTQYNNAIQYAYQSGLVIIASAGNDATSRTHYPSAYDNVISVGSTDSSDYQSYFSNYGYDVDVVAPGSSIYSILPYGSGGWMSGTSMASPVVAGVAALVMANEPNLTNTEVVDRLLSTAKDLGDYGRDYIYGNGLVNAKQAVKVIDIPAPVVDPIQDYATTVRGFLPFYIDNGKIMIRNESGNVIGSAEGYSSYSVFEVPISKQTAGTKLYISVVDSYNNESEALEVIVSDNTAPEKPEVHEVTDQSTSIIGSAEPNTVLTVLANDSIIDTAWVDGNGNFERPIVPFAAGTKLSLNVMDDAGNISEPADLIVKDATAPAKPKVNGVTENAVKVTGTAEANSLVTVKVKGVLLGEATTAANGSYSVVIVKQKAGTLLAINSTDQSGNVSETTEIKVKDTTAPALPTVAEVTDKSTTVKGTAEAGSIIVVKAGATEIGKAKANADGGFATTIAKQKAGTKLSVTATDASGNVSPSKDVTVLDATAPLIPTVDKVTDKSIAVTGTGEIASFISIKSEGKELGAGTVDGDGKYKVAIAAQKAGTKIQVTSMDVGGNISSVKETVVLEAAAPDMPTVNKVTDQSTVVTGTAEATSKIIVKVGSKQVGTTTASAVGTYSADISKQKAGTVIAITAVDKEGNTSEAKEVIVVDGTAPALKLKNKVTHYSTRIIGTAEADAKIEVKAGTKSIGTATTDAKGTYEVTIAKQKIGTKISITATDAAGNSSKAIPVTVVDGNYPDLKLTHWALDKIMYLADDQIIGGYPNGSFQPEKNTTRAEAAKMLALALDLPVKDVPSGYKDVSNKHWGKDYIAAVSKAGLFTGNPDGTFAPNDVLKRAEMAKVISIAYKLNASDKNHFSDVKAGHWAKGYISGLYENGITTGYPDKTFHPGEPTTRAEYSVFLARAMNEDFR